In Zingiber officinale cultivar Zhangliang chromosome 1A, Zo_v1.1, whole genome shotgun sequence, a genomic segment contains:
- the LOC122010896 gene encoding ammonium transporter 2 member 5-like, which translates to MSLPSSLTISEASPEWLNKGDNSWQLTAAAMVGLQSVPGLVILYGSIVKKKWAVNSAFMALYAFSAVLVCWCLWGFSMAFGEEMLPFWGRPSAVALDQAQLLAPGFAGMYPAATLVFFQFVFAAITPILIAGSLLGRMNFKAWMLFVPLWLTFSYTVGAFSLWSPNGFLFKAGVMDFAGGYVIHLSSGVAGLTAAYWVGPRIGKDKERFPPNNILLTLAGAGLLWMGWTGFNGGAPYSANIDASIAILNTHLCTATSLLMWLCLDMFVFTKPSVIGAVQGMITGLVCITPAAGLVQPWAAILMGLLSGSIPWFTMMILHKRTPFLRTIDDTLAVFHTHGVAGSLGGILTGVLSEPRLNRLFFGDDPRYVSLAYAIKDGRASAGFRQVGMQLAGIAFVLAVNVVVTSVICLLIRLLVPLRLTEEKMLVGDDAIHGEDAYAVWADGETYDKSVHGLEYFAAKSADCEMA; encoded by the exons ATGTCTTTGCCGTCGAGTTTGACGATTAGCGAGGCTTCGCCGGAGTGGCTGAACAAAGGGGACAACTCATGGCAGCTGACGGCGGCGGCGATGGTGGGGTTGCAGTCGGTGCCGGGGTTGGTGATCCTCTACGGTAGCATCGTGAAGAAGAAGTGGGCGGTGAACTCGGCCTTCATGGCGCTCTATGCCTTTTCGGCGGTGCTCGTGTGTTGGTGCCTGTGGGGCTTCAGCATGGCCTTCGGGGAGGAGATGTTGCCCTTCTGGGGCCGCCCCAGCGCGGTTGCGCTGGATCAGGCACAGCTCCTAGCTCCGGGTTTTGCTGGGATGTACCCGGCCGCCACGCTCGTCTTCTTCCAGTTCGTGTTTGCGGCCATCACCCCCATCCTGATCGCCGGCTCGTTGCTCGGCCGGATGAATTTTAAGGCATGGATGCTCTTCGTGCCACTCTGGCTCACCTTCTCCTACACCGTCGGCGCTTTCAGTCTTTGGAGCCCAAATGGCTTCCTCTTCAAGGCCGGCGTCATGGATTTCGCCGGCGGTTACGTCATCCACCTCTCGTCCGGCGTAGCAGGACTCACCGCCGCCTACTGG GTCGGGCCGAGAATTGGCAAGGACAAGGAGAGGTTTCCGCCCAATAACATTCTGTTGACCCTCGCCGGCGCCGGATTGCTTTGGATGGGTTGGACAGGGTTCAACGGCGGCGCGCCGTACTCGGCCAACATCGACGCCTCGATCGCCATTTTGAACACGCATCTCTGCACGGCGACCAGTCTGCTCATGTGGCTCTGCCTCGACATGTTCGTGTTCACCAAGCCCTCCGTCATCGGCGCTGTCCAAGGCATGATCACCGGGCTCGTCTGCATCACCCCTGCCGCCG GACTGGTTCAACCTTGGGCGGCCATCCTAATGGGTCTGCTCTCCGgtagcatcccatggttcaccatGATGATCCTCCACAAGCGCACCCCCTTCCTCAGAACGATCGACGACACCCTCGCCGTCTTCCACACCCACGGAGTCGCCGGAAGCCTCGGCGGCATCCTCACCGGCGTGCTGTCCGAGCCGCGCCTCAACCGCCTCTTCTTCGGAGACGACCCCAGGTACGTCAGCCTCGCGTACGCCATCAAGGACGGCCGTGCCTCCGCCGGGTTCCGCCAGGTCGGCATGCAGCTCGCCGGCATCGCCTTTGTCCTAGCCGTCAACGTGGTGGTCACCAGCGTCATCTGCCTGCTGATCAGGCTGTTGGTGCCGCTGCGGCTGACCGAGGAGAAGATGCTGGTGGGCGACGACGCCATCCACGGGGAGGACGCGTACGCGGTGTGGGCGGACGGCGAGACCTACGATAAGTCGGTACACGGGTTGGAGTACTTTGCGGCGAAAAGCGCCGACTGCGAAATGGCGTGA